A genomic region of Columba livia isolate bColLiv1 breed racing homer chromosome 12, bColLiv1.pat.W.v2, whole genome shotgun sequence contains the following coding sequences:
- the IDS gene encoding iduronate 2-sulfatase isoform X2 has product MNVLLIVVDDLRPVLGCYGDKLVKSPNIDQLASQSIVFSHAFAQQAVCAPSRVSFLTGRRPDTTRLYDFYSYWRVHAGNYSTMPQYFKENGYVTLSVGKVFHPGVSSNYSDDYPYSWSIPPFHPSTEKYENDKTCRGKDGKLYANLVCPVDVSEMPSGTLPDIQSTEEAIRLLDVMKANKQKFFLAVGYHKPHIPLRYPQEFLKLYPLENITLAPDPWVPEKLPSVAYNPWTDIRQRDDVKALNVSFPYGPLPNDFQRQIRQSYYAAVSYLDMQVGLLLNALDDLGLSNSTVVVFTADHGWSLGEHGEWAKYSNFDVATRVPLIFYIPGMTTSSVSRGERVFPYLDPFSHTFCLVPRGRSEKVVELVSLFATLAELAGLQVPPVCPETSFHVVLCTEGTSIVRYFNTSEEKDGCDDTYRCPDEERVAFSQYPRPADTPQWNSDKPKLKDIRIMGYSMRTIGYRYTLWVQFNPNNFSANFEDVHAGELYMVETDPNQDNNIYNNTLHGVFFKKILGFLKH; this is encoded by the exons CAAGCCGTGTGTGCTCCCAGCAGAGTGTCGTTTCTTACTGGACGCAGACCTGACACCACCCGGCTGTATGATTTCTACTCCTACTGGAGAGTACATGCAGGCAACTATTCCACGATGCCGCAGTATTTCAAGGAGAACGGCTACGTGACCCTATCTGTGGGGAAAGTTTTTCATCCTG GGGTTTCATCCAATTACAGTGACGACTATCCATACAGTTGGTCGATTCCACCCTTTCATCCTTCAACAGAAAAGTATGAAAATGATAAG acTTGTAGGGGAAAAGATGGAAAGCTGTATGCTAACTTGGTGTGCCCAGTGGATGTGTCAGAAATGCCCAGTGGCACTCTGCCTGATATCCAGAGCACTGAAGAGGCCATACGCTTATTGGATGTTATGAAAGCCAACAAGCAAAAGTTCTTCCTGGCTGTCGGATACCACAAACCACATATCCCACTGAGGTACCCGCAG GAATTTCTCAAGTTGTACCCTTTGGAAAACATCACATTAGCCCCAGATCCCTGGGTGCCTGAGAAACTACCTTCTGTGGCATACAACCCCTGGACAGACATCAGACAGAGGGATGATGTGAAGGCATTAAATGTCAGTTTCCCTTATGGACCACTTCCAAATGACTTCCAG CGGCAGATTCGTCAGAGCTATTATGCAGCGGTTTCCTACCTGGATATGCAAGTTGGCCTCCTCTTGAACGCTTTGGATGATTTAGGACTCTCAAATAGCACAGTAGTAGTTTTTACTGCTGATCATG GATGGTCTCTGGGAGAACATGGTGAATGGGCAAAATACAGCAATTTTGATGTTGCTACCCGTGTGCCGCTGATATTTTACATACCAGGAATGACAACTTCCTCTGTTAGTCGAGGAGAGCGAGTCTTCCCCTACCTTGACCCTTTTAGCCATACTTTTTGCTTGGTACCTCGAG GGCGAAGCGAAAAAGTGGTTGAGCTTGTGTCTCTGTTTGCAACGCTTGCTGAACTTGCTGGCCTGCAAGTTCCTCCTGTGTGCCCAGAGACTTCGTTTCATGTTGTGTTGTGCACCGAGGGGACAAGCATTGTCCGGTATTTTAATACCTCTGAAGAGAAGGATGGGTGTGATGACACTTACAGGTGTCCTGATGAAGAACGTGTTGCTTTCAGCCAATATCCCCGGCCTGCAGACACTCCTCAGTGGAACTCTGACAAACCAAAGCTGAAAGACATCAGAATCATGGGCTATTCCATGCGTACAATTGGCTACAGGTATACTCTGTGGGTTCAGTTTAATCCAAACAACTTCAGTGCCAACTTTGAGGATGTCCACGCAGGAGAGTTGTACATGGTGGAGACTGATCCAAACCAGGATAACAACATTTATAACAATACCTTACatggtgtttttttcaaaaaaattctTGGCTTCCTGAAGCACTAG